From the Argentina anserina chromosome 3, drPotAnse1.1, whole genome shotgun sequence genome, the window CATACTGTACCGGAAAATATCATTCAAATAGTGAGCGGGTTGTGGCACTTTCGACTGGATGGTTTGATAATAAAAAGAGATGTGGGAAGATGATAAAAATCACAGCAAGTAACGGAAAGACTACGACCGCGAAAGTGGTGGACGAATGTGATTCTCGTGCTGGATGTGATAAGGAGCATGCCGGTCAGCCACCGTGTAGGAACAACATCGTAGATGGGTCTGCGGCTGTGTGGAAGGCTTTGGGACTCAATCAAGATCTGGGTGTTGTCCCGGTGACTTGGTCCATGGCATAGATAGCTTAATTAGCTACTATGGTAACATCTGCAGCTCAGCTAAATAAATTCATGAAATATATAACTTATATGTATGATTAATCCGAGAACTTCTTCGGATATCataagaaaataactttggAATAAATGGAaatccatatatattttctaatgTTGATGTTTCTCATGTGTGATGCGTTTCTTACTTTAATATTTAGATCAGTTCAAACTACCAAGGAAATTAAATTTCGATAAATATCCCAgattctagtttttttttggttaaccaGATTCTAGTCTTAAAAGGCTAGttggagtttgaatttttttatatgcTACCGCAGTACCATGTGCAATACCTAATGGTCCCTATTAATTGTTAATTTCGACATGTGAATTTATTatactaaaattataatttaacatatttttattatttgtgaaatgatcTTCATGGGTATTAATAATTTTTGAACTAggatttagagtttagagtttaggattTTGGGTATTAGAGTGTAGGGTGTATggttttagaaaaaaactcaaaaaagtCTTTGAcaaaatagcttaaatattatattaaatattgCATGTCAAATTGTGATTAAAATGGTAAACCACTAAACATTACCACGTGATGATGCGGTTGCACTGCAAAATGGTGTGGCAAAATGGTGTTGTAGACGCATAAAAATTGCAATATATAAGTAATGGGATACTACAACCGTTAAAGTGGTCGACGTTAGTTGCTGTGTGGAAATGTTCATAATCGGAAGAATCTACAACTGTATGGTTTCTTTTTTTCAGGAGTCCAGGACTCGATCAAAATCCAAGTGTTTTGCCAATTGTAGTACGTTGGTCCATAGGCTAAGTTAGGCCTAGTTTGGTACAGTTGTGCTGTGAGCAAAATGACTTTCGAACTTGTTGTGAGCAAAATGACTTTTGAATATGCTGTGAGAAAGTAATTGAAGTATTTGGTAAACTGTTTTCATAAGTGATGTAAAAGCGAAAAACTTTTTTTTGCGTTTGGTAAGTTGTAAGCAAAATGGCTTTTAGTAGGTATAATTaacaaaatattaattaatatttgacACTATTATTAAAACAAACATAATGAATCATTCACCTACTCTAAATTATAAACTACGAGATTTTCCAGTTTTTAGGATAATTTTTTGCAAATATTTTGGATAATTGATAGTTGATAGACAGCTTGGTCTATGCCAGTTGGAACATGTTTGGGATCACAACTACCAAAGCTAATGCTAATCTCCATTGAACCTCAGAATTTGAGATAGCATTTTCTTTTCCAATCCAAATATTTTAATCTTCCTTTCTCATTCGTCTCTCCTTCACCAGCTTCCTCACTACCCTCACATCATCCCACTTTGCATACTATGCATACAAATTGGACATCGTAACACAAACAAATTCATCATCACCTCCCTACATGGTTATAGGGGTACACCTTTGCAGCTGTATTTTTGGTAACCATCAAACCTCATACTCTCCACCAGTACCGAGCAGTGCCCTCCAAACTGGGCTGTGCGTCCCAAAACCGATATTGAATATTAGCATCTCTGCTCTCCACATCTCCACTCTCTGTCCCATTCTAATTTGACTATGAAAGTGCTCAAGAGTCAGGTCAATTCCATATTCTTTAATCATTGATTCGAAGTACAGTGATTTGATTAAAGCTTCCTCATCCATCAGTCTATACACAAGCAAGCAAACAACCTGCATCACCAACCTACATTAGGAAGAAGAGAACACCAGACAAGCAAGatcctcatcttcttcttcttcacacaCACGTACTTGTCGCGATCAAGCGTAAACAACTTGCCACTAGAAATCACCGGAAATCAGAAATTGGGATCTTCTCCATTTTTCCAAATCTCAAACAACCCAAAAACCCAAATCCTCTTATTCTCatttccttctctctctcgatCTTCCCTTTTGGGTCCTTTTCCCagtttatataaaataaattgacCAAAAATTCTAATGAACAATCCAAACCCAATTCCCGAATCAACATAAATACCTCAAAGATCGAACATTTATCATGAACAAGAATCAAATCATTAAACAAAACGTCATTATTCACAATAAATCATGAATGAGAGCTTGATTGAGGCTTCGATCGAATTCGGGTCGAATCCTGATGATTTGATACATAAAGACAGAAGAAAGAGAGGCTAGAGGGTTATGGAGATAAGTGATGCTTCTACAATCGAGTGCAGCTGTGAAGGTCTTCGACTATGGTGAAGCCGTGAAGAAATATAGAGTTTTTGTAGGTTGGGGACTTGGGGTACATCATGTAATTCCATGAAGTTTCTAAGGGTACCCagttgaattttgaaaatttcatttaatcaTCGCTACAGTAGTTCCGTGTTTTTTGATAAAAGCGactttcaattttcaaaaGCTACCTCTTTCTAgcttttgaatttcaattgTTGGGGAAATCTACTAAACACCATATATCAACCCCAAAAGCTGAAGCCACCCCAAAAGCCATTCCAAAAGCCCTCCCAAACTGGGCCTTAgtaagctagctagctcttcTGTTTGTAGAACATGTATAGTACAGTTTACACTGACTGGTATCAGTAATGAAAGAACTAATAATTggatataataaaaaatacaaTTAAAGGACATCTTCTAACACTCTTATTCAAAaacactttattttttttactcaAATAAGGTCAATATTGCTTCAGCAACCGCCATATGAATACCTAAATTACTCTTGCAGCCATCCCAAattctctcttcctccccgAGGCCTCTCTCGCATTTCCTCATCGACCTCAACTTCCCAAAATCCGAATCCACCACCCCAATTCATCCCTTGTCGGCGCCACTTGTCCCCAAAATCATCGTCTTTCAGTTTATAGCCACATGCAGGGACAACCTCCACCGCGTCATAACTCGCACCTTCCTCTACCTTTGGTTCCAGCTCTATCATGCGCAACCTCGCCGATCTACTCCCTTCCGGTTCAACCTCACCGATCAACTCCCTTCGGTTCAACCTCGCTGATCTCCTCCCTTCCGGCTCCATCTCGTCATCTACTTCAACTTTGGCCAAAAGACGGCGTTGTCACAATCACCTAGTTAATGATGCCGATTTGTGCCGACGACACCTACACTGACGCCGacatgtctctctctctctctctagatcCTAGGGCAGACTATAGGAATTCGACCTTGCTTCGATGAGGCAAAAGCATGATGTCGACGCAGGTGATGATTCTGTCGCTGAAGCCATGACAATGCCTCTCGGCGACGGAGGCCCGAATCCTCGATGACAAAGGCTTCATCTATATTTGATGGATCTTAGTTTGTTTTGGAGAAATCAAGATTCATTCTTTAGATGGTGAAGGCGACCTCGAACCACAACAATCGGCGGCGGCGGGGCCGGTTTGAACCAGGTAAGTGAGCCTTTCAAGGCTTTTGAACACTAACTATTAATTTGGCTAGTAGCTTTGTTTTTGGTTGGTAGTATCTTTATATGTTGTTGGAAGtggctttttttttgtctttagTAGTAGTAGTTTCTGATGATGCTGATAGTAACTATAGCTTTGTACGGTAGTGGTTTTCTTTGCCTTTGGTTGTAACTTTTGATGATGGTGATAGTAACTATATCTTTATACAATAGTGACTTTCTTTGCTTTTGGTAATAGTTTTCTTTCCATTTGGTAGTGGCTTTCTTTACCTTTAGTAGTGgctttctttctctttggtAGTAGTTTTTCATAGTAGCTTTCATTCGCTTGAATATCTTGGTACTAGTTTTGTTTCTCACTGATAATATCTTTAGTATGCAGTATTAGTAGATTTTGCTTGACTCGGTAgtagattttgaaatttcgtCAGAAGTTGTCGGAAATCTAATTGTAGTAGCTTTTATTGCTAGCgatagtatcttttcataccTGTGATAGTATCTTTTTTGACATTACATGAGATTGTTGGAAATCTTGCTGGAGTCGGCCGGAAGTTGCCGAAACATGGCCGGAGTCGGCTGGGACCTCACCGGAGTCAGCAAAAAGTCACCGGGACCTTGCCGGAGTCGGCCGGGATCTCACCAGAGTCCTTGCTAGCCTAGCTATGGAGGAGAGAATATTTGGGTGTTTTAGAATTCTAGTGGCAATCTATAATTTCCTTCAACTTTAATGCCTATAATGGAAACCATTTATGAGAAAATGGTCTTATGTGGGAAATaatgtttgagtttgagtgtccttatttaaaaatatgagtCATGAAGTGGCTTTATGTGTAATTGGCCCTATAAATTAAGGTTTAATCGTAATAATTTGCGATACAAATTTCTGTAAAGATCTTATTGTACTACAAAGACGAACTCAAATATATGTTAATTACACTCAAATATATAATTGCTAATTAGATAGTCTTTTATACCAATTTTAATACAAATCGATCTTCAGAATTTACATGCACGCTGCACTAACAAATTCCGGCCAGCCAATAACACTGTTGTTACTGCTCTCATAATGCTTTTACTAACATCGTGTATTGTTTTGATTACGTTACGGACGTTAGATAGATGCACAATGCATCTAGCTCATCGTATCCATCTATTTTACTTCCCGAGGAATGTGTGTTTTAGTGGTCTAGCAACTTTGCCAAACTTTTTGCATTACTGCTGGTTTACGTTAGATATATATAGCTTGGATTCTGCTCATTTTAGACTACAATGGTTCCGTGGCGTAGTAACTTTGCCAATTTCCGGTTTCGTTGCCAATGGAATATAATGGTAATTAAACAGGGTGATATTACGATGGTAATTAAGCACCTTATAAGCTTACTCGATCTTCTAGCTGCTGAAGTGCCGAATTGAACTGCTAGCATAATTGAAGGGCTTAAAGTTGTTGATTCCCTCGGCGCACAAGGTATAACATTTGCCTCTGATTCCAAGTGCTTTCTCTTCCAATTCAACTCCAGGTGATTGGAAAGTTAAAAATTTGTTCAAACAAGCCCGATACCTAGTTATTTGTAAGCTCATCTTTAGCTATTGGATCATGAATTCATCAATCCCTAGAGTTACTCAGACTACTGTATATCTTCCGAACATCCTATTGGATGATTCAAACTATTCTACTTGGCTATTTCACCTTGCATCCTTTTGGGTGGTTAGAATCTCTATGGACTTGTGGATGTAATGATTCCTTGTCCACCAGAGTTTGTTCAATGACACTCCAACTCTGAATAGTGCCTATGTTTCTTGAAAAACTCAAGATCAGAGTATTGTCAATATGATAGGTCACACCTTGAGTCCGGTAGCTATGTCTTGCGTTGTAGGCAGTAGCTCTGCTTGTGAGATGTGGATCAATTTGCGCAACAAGTTTGCTGCTCCTAATCGTCATAATATTCTTCAGCTTAAGTCTACTATGTAGAGTCTAAAGAAAGGGAATGATAGTATTGAGGTCTATTTGGACAAAATTAAAGCTGCTAGAGATGCACTGGCTACTGTTGGAGTGTTTCTTGATGGTGAAGAGATTGTGGTGACTGTTCTTAGAGGTTTGCCATCTGAATATGCTGCAATTAAGACAGTAATTAGAGCTCAGTTTGTCATTTGCTCTATTGGTGAATTGAAGACATTGCTTAAAGTTGCTGAAGTGGATATTGAGAATGAAGCTACTCCTAATGGTCCTCTTTCTGCTATGGTTGCACAAGTAAGCTCATCTGGAGCATTATCATCCAATTCTGGTCATAATGAAGTGTGAGCTACTCTACTGCTCCAATGGTTCTTGTTTCCAATCAACCTCCCACTGTTCCTCATGGATTTGCTCCATATGGCTTCTCTATACTGAATTCTTTTGATCCAGCAGTGAACATGAATGCTTTCTATGCTACTGGCAGAGGTACTCCAAGATTCAACAATGTGGTAGGGGGTTCAATTCTAGTAGAGGCAATGGTTATAATAATAACAATGAAGGTTTCAATAACAAAAATGTTGGCCATAATGCAGGGTCCAACAATGGTAGAGGGTATAACAACAATGGAGTGGTATGCCAAGTCTGTGGCAGGAATGGTCATGGTGCAAGAACATGTATCTTTGTTCACTCTACTTAATCAGCaaagtttcaacaataatAGTCAAGGTAACAATAACAATGGTGGAGGTTATAACAACAATTGAAGAGGTTGTCAAATGTGTGGCAGAAACAATCACTCTACTGACAAATGCTACTATCTTGTTGGTTTTCCCAACCACAATCagcaaaacaagaacaatGGCAATGGTAATGGTGCAAGCAATGAGGCCATGAATACTAATGCAATTACAACAATGCTAGTTGCATCAAATCTGAATCAACATGCTCTTCAATATTGGTTAGATGATACAGGTCCCACTAATCACATGACTAATGAAGTTCAACTTCTTAACCATATTGCTCCCTATCCTCATGGTAACACTGTTCAAGTTTGTAATGGTAATCATTTGAATATTACTCATAATGGTAGAGCAATTCTTGGTTTGCTTAAACTTTAGGATGATCTTTTAATTCTTGACTTGGATGCTCATCTTTTGTTCATTTATAAGTTATGCAAAGATAATAATTGTTCTGTTTGGTTTGATGAATTTATGTGTGTGATTCAAGACaaggtgtaggggataatatTGTACTAAGGACTGAGTAAGCAAGGATTGTATCCAATTCCACTTGACCTGAAGTTTTTGAAGTCTGCAAGTCATTCAAGTGGAGTTGTTTCTTCAAAGTCTACAACTTATCTGGGAAAGTGTGTGAAGAAATCTGTCTGGCACAAAAGACTAGAGCATCCATGTAATGAAGTTGTGAGTAGGATGTTAAATAAAAGCAATATTGTTGCAAATGTTGATAAAGATAGTTTAGTTTGTGAAGGTTGTTTGTAGGGGTGGGAGTTGGTACGAATCGGTAAATTGTCTTTGTCCCATACCGAACTTAATATCAAAATTTTATAAACGGTACGGttcggtatatatataattcgtaccaaatatataaaatatattaaatatatgcattttcaatatttttttttagttttttagcTCTACATAGTACTTTTAAAGACTTAGAATGTTAATTTATATTAgctaataattataaaaagataGAAATACATGCAAAAGTGTACAAATTTACCGAACCGAACCCATCCCGAATCGATATGTACGGGTTCGGTTTGGTATTATGTTTCGAATTTACGATCCCGAActaaaaccgaaaccgaaaccgaaaccAAATAAATTATCGGTATCGGTATCGGCCGAATTCCGAACCGAACCATACCAGTCCCAGTCCTAGTTGTTTGTTTGgcaaatttcaaaaattacCTTTTAAGAATTCAGAGACTAAGAATGTAGTTCCTTTTGAACTTGTTCATAGTGATGTATGGGGTCCTGCTCCCTATACCTCTATTGATGAATATAGATACTTTGTGTTGTTTGTTGATGACTATACTCGTTACAGTTGGATATTCcctataaaaaat encodes:
- the LOC126787320 gene encoding kiwellin-like produces the protein MASLKLFVSLSLIVAIITFPHPSSAQTCNPSGTLVCKGKSYPKYTCSPPVTSSTKALLTHNDFSEGGDGGGPSYCTGKYHSNSERVVALSTGWFDNKKRCGKMIKITASNGKTTTAKVVDECDSRAGCDKEHAGQPPCRNNIVDGSAAVWKALGLNQDLGVVPVTWSMA